CGGCCGGCACGAAACCGCTCATCGCCAACCGGGCGACGATCGGCCCCTGGGAGAAGTTCCACGAGCCGTTCTGAGCCGGCTCAGGACACGATGGACGCGCGCCGGGCGAGGACCGCATCCGCGATCGCCCGGGGCGCGGTATCTGGGTTGCCGGAGCGGTAGGGCGGCCGCGGGTCATATTCGTGCGCGAGCTGGATCGCCTGGGCCACCGCGTCACCGGCGATCCGGCCCGCGAGCGCGAACGCCATGTCGAGCCCGGCCGACACCCCGGCCGCGGTGACGTATTTGCCGTTGAAGACGACCCGGTCGGCGATCGGGATGGCGCCGTGGTCGGCCAGCGCGTCGCGCACCAGCCAGTGACTGGTCGCCGGGCGGCCCGTCAGCAGGCCGGCGGCGGCGAGCAACAACGAGCCGGAGCAGACCGAAGCCGTCCAGGTGCTGTGCGCGTCGACCGCCTGGATCCAGCGCCGCACCGGGCCGTCGGCCATGTGTGCGTTCTGGCCCGGGCCGCCGGGCACCACGACCACGTCGGGGCGGGTGACGTCGGCGAGGGCGGCGCCGGCGACCAGGTGCAGGCTGCCGACCTCGTTGACCACCGGCCCGGGCTGCTCGGCGACGAACACCACCTCGGCGCCGGGCAGGTGGCTGAGCACGTCGTAGGGGCCGACGACGTCGAGCGCGGTGAACCGGTCGTACAACAGGATGGCGATCTGCACCGGGTTTCTCCTTCAGGTCAGATGGGCGTCGAGCGTGGCGCGCAGCAGTGGCTCCGGGTCGTCGGCGCCGGTGGCGAGTTGCAGGCTCCCCCAGGCCCAGAGCTGCGCGATCCCGTGCAGGTTGGCCCACAATGCGCCGGCCACCACCCGGGCCGGTGCCGCCGACCTCGGGCCGGCCTGCCGCACCAGGTCGGCGAGGCGGGCGAACAGGGGCAGGCTGGTGTCGCGCAGGCCGAGGTGGCCGCTGGCCAGCAGGTCGTGCCGGAACATCAGCTCGAACATGCCGGGATTGGCCCGGGCGAAGGCCAGGTAGGCCCGGCCGAGGGCGATCAACTGGTCCCGTGGCGGCCCGTCAGGCGCGCCCTCGACCTGCGCGGTCAGGTCGGCGAAGCCCTCCCGGGCGATCGCCGAGAGCAGTTCCAGGTGGGTGGGGAAATAGCGGCGGGGGGCGCCGTGTGACACGCCGGCCTGGCGGGCGATCTCGCGCAACGTCAGCGCCGCAAGCCCTTCGCGGGCGAGCAGCTCGACGCCGACCCGGACGAGCTTGTCGCGCAAACCGTCATCGCTCATAGACAGTGTCTACCAGAGCGCCGTAGACACTGTCTACCGCTGGAACTTCCAGATGATCGCGGCGGGCGTGTTCTCGTAGGCGGCGTCGACCGCCTCGGCCGCCCAGGCGCGCAGGAACGGCCCGCCGCCCTCGGCGCTGCGCGGCCAGCGCGGCTCGCGGCAGGCCCGCACCGTGAGCCCGGCACCCAGCGCGGCGGTGACGTAGTCAGAAGGGCGGAACCGGCTCGCCGGCATTCGCGACTCGACGCCGGAATCGTCCACCGTGGACGCGATGCCGCCCAGGTAGAGCGACTGCCAGTGGATGTCGGAGGTGACCAGGTGCCCGCCGGGGCGCAGCACCCGGGCGAACTCGGCGAACGCCGGCTCCAGCGCCGGCAGATGGGTCAGCGCCAGCGCGCAGGTGACCAGGTCGACGGAACCGTCGGCGACCGGCAGCCGGCGCGCGTCGCCGCGCACGAACAGCGCCCCCGGCACGGTGCGCCGCGCCACGGCCAGCATGTCGGGGGAACTGTCGACACCGACGACGGCGTGCCCGGCGGCCGCCAACGAAAAGGCGTGCCGCCCGGTGCCGCACGCCGCGTCGACCGCGCGGCCCGGTGCCAGCCCGGCCAGCAACTCGCGCACGACGGGCTCCTCGACGTCGATC
This genomic interval from Asanoa ferruginea contains the following:
- a CDS encoding DJ-1/PfpI family protein, which translates into the protein MQIAILLYDRFTALDVVGPYDVLSHLPGAEVVFVAEQPGPVVNEVGSLHLVAGAALADVTRPDVVVVPGGPGQNAHMADGPVRRWIQAVDAHSTWTASVCSGSLLLAAAGLLTGRPATSHWLVRDALADHGAIPIADRVVFNGKYVTAAGVSAGLDMAFALAGRIAGDAVAQAIQLAHEYDPRPPYRSGNPDTAPRAIADAVLARRASIVS
- a CDS encoding TetR/AcrR family transcriptional regulator; its protein translation is MSDDGLRDKLVRVGVELLAREGLAALTLREIARQAGVSHGAPRRYFPTHLELLSAIAREGFADLTAQVEGAPDGPPRDQLIALGRAYLAFARANPGMFELMFRHDLLASGHLGLRDTSLPLFARLADLVRQAGPRSAAPARVVAGALWANLHGIAQLWAWGSLQLATGADDPEPLLRATLDAHLT
- a CDS encoding class I SAM-dependent methyltransferase yields the protein MAYRHPAAFLLGMEGLALHRAFAGEFDAAFVEARLAEVRAILAADERGSLGAGDHVGETDTVAGYRIWARTYDEPGNPLIDVEEPVVRELLAGLAPGRAVDAACGTGRHAFSLAAAGHAVVGVDSSPDMLAVARRTVPGALFVRGDARRLPVADGSVDLVTCALALTHLPALEPAFAEFARVLRPGGHLVTSDIHWQSLYLGGIASTVDDSGVESRMPASRFRPSDYVTAALGAGLTVRACREPRWPRSAEGGGPFLRAWAAEAVDAAYENTPAAIIWKFQR